The DNA window AAGAGAGGGGATCAAGGGGTGAGTTCCAGTATGGCAGTGAATCAAAAGACATTGTAATGGTATAGGGACTCGAATTTGAAAATAACCGCGATCAGAAAAGGCTCCCAGGCTGACCGTGAAGGTCTCCGGCCCGGAGATGAACTGCTCGCAATCAATGGCCAGCCGGTCCGTGATGACATAGACCTCATGTTTTATGGCGCCGAGGACATGGTATACCTCACAGTCCGCCGGGAAGGGCATGTTTTCGAGGCAGCATGCGAGGGGTATGAGGATCTGGGCATCGAGCCTGAGCCGATGCAGATCATGAATTGCGGAAACCACTGCCTGTTCTGTTTTGTAGATCAGAATCCTCCCGGAATGCGCAAGGCTCTCTATTTCAAGGATGAAGATTACCGGCTGTCATTTCTCCATGGCGCTTATGTGACTCTGACCACCCTGCGGGAAACGGATATCGCCAGAATTATAGAGCAGCGTCTCAGCCCGCTGTATGTTTCCGTGCATGCCACCGAACCGGATGTCCGTCGAAAAATCCTGGGCATTAAGCGCGATGACCGTCTTATGGAGAAAATTGATCGCCTCCTTGAAGGCGGCATTCATATCCATTGCCAGATCGTAGTCTGTCCGGGAATAAATGATGGTGTCGTTCTGGGAAAAAGCATACGCGATCTTGAGAGCAGATACCCGGGGATTCTCTCGCTCGCAGTGGTTACGGTGGGTCTGACCGATCACCGCGAGGGTCTCATCCCGCTCCGGGCGGTCGATGCCCGGCATGCAAGGGAGACTATCGAACTGGTAGATAGCCTCCGTGAAGAGAAAAAAGGCCGCGGATCGACACGGATTTACACGGATAACTCTTATAGTGATGAATGCGGATTCGTATACTGCGCCGATGAGTGGTATTGCCGTGCGGGTATGGACATCCCGGAGGCAGGATACTATGATGATTTTCCCCAGATCGAGAACGGGGTAGGGATGATCAGAGATTTTCTGGATGCGTCAAAGCGGCTGGAAACCGCTGCCGGAAAGCTCAAATACACCGGAAAGGTTACGATAGTGACCGGGGTCTCCATGGAGCCGTACATTGAGTTGTTTGCTGAACGCCTCCGTAATCTGACTGATGGTCTCGATGTCAGGGTGAAAGCCGTCGCCAATCGTTTCTACGGTGAATCGGTGACCGTTTCCGGCCTTTTGACCGGGAGAGACATTATCAACGCCCTGCGGGATATCGAACCGGATGAGATGGTTCTGCTCCCGCCGAACTGCCTGAATACCGAGGGATTATTCCTTGACGATCTGTCCCCGGAAGATATGAGCCGTGAACTCGGCGTCATAGTCCGGCAGGGAGAATATGATCCGGCGGCCACATTTTTTGAAGAGGTTCTATGAGCATACCTATCGTTGCAATTATAGGCCGTCCGAATGTCGGCAAATCCACCCTCTTCAACCGTCTTATCCGCCGACCTGTGGCAATCACCCATGACCAGCCTGGTGTAACCCGAGATCGTAATGCGTTTGAATTCGAGTGGAACGGGCGGGCTTTCATGCTGGTGGACACCGGCGGCTTTGTGGCTTCAAGCAAGGATGAAATGGAACGGGCGGTCACCGAACAGAGCTTGCTCGCCATCGAGGAAGCGGATGTGGTGCTCTTTCTGGTTGATGTGAAGAGCGGCATCACCGACCTCGAGGAATCCATCCGCGATGTGCTGGTGCGAATCGCGAAGCCGATGGTGCTCGCTGTGACCAAGGTCGACCGTAATCCCGATGAGGCGGACATGTATGGATTCTATAACCTGGGACTGGGCGATCCACACCCGGTTTCAGGGACCACCGGACGAGGGACCGGCGACCTCCTCGATGCCGTTGTCAGCCTTTTTCCTCCCGAAACGGCAGAAACCGCTGAAATCGAAAAGGCGTTGAAAATCGCCATTATCGGACGGCCCAATGTGGGAAAATCCTCCCTGGTGAATGCTCTCGCGGGGAAAAAAGCCGTGGTGGTCAGCCCCACTCCGGGAACCACCCGCGATTCGACCGATACCCATCTCACCTTCGACGGGAGAAAAGTCATTCTGGTTGATACCGCCGGATTGAAAAAAATAACCCGCCTGAAAGAATCCCTGGAATACTACAGCGCCCTGCGCACCCTGCGGAGCCTTTCACGGTGCGATGTTGCAGTTGTGATCATTGACATCAACGAAGGGCTGACCTCCTATGATAAGAGCCTGGTCGATGACGCGGAAAAAGCCGGGAAAGGGGTGATCATCGCCGCGAACAAATGGGATCTCGTCGCCAAGGACACCATGACCCTGAAGCATACTGAGCAGGAAATCCGCGACGCCCTGCCGGACAAGGAGGATTATGCAGTTATCTTCATTTCGGCGAAGACCGGGCAGCGGGTGCGGAAAGTTCTCGAACTCGCCGACAGCATCGATAAAGCTCGAAAATTCCGTGTTCCCACCGCGGAACTCAACCGCTTCTTCGAGACCATGCCCATTCCGCCGGGGGCCGGGGAAATTTCCATCAAGTATGGTACCCAGCATTCCATCGAGCCGCCCGCATTCGTGATCTTTGTAAGCGACCCGCTCAAGGTGAAAGACAACTTTGTCAAATATACGGAGCGGAGCCTCCGGAGAGCCTTCGGATTCGAAGGGACGCCGATCAAGCTGGTGTTTAAAAGGTAAAGAAAAAGGGTTCATTTAATGGCTGACAATCTTGTACGAATACAACCAAAACGATTAACCGGTGAGGAATCAATTCATTCGGATGACCAGCCTCTTGGTCTCAACATTCTCGACTTTTGGAGTTGGAGTTCTTCCGATCTTGTAAGTAATGCCACAAGAGGGGTGTTCGCTGAGTTTCTTGTCGCTCGTTCTTTAAATATTCCTTTGGATGGCGTTCGAGATGAGTGGGGTGCTTATGATCTTAAAACTCCTGAGGGAATTACAGTTGAAGTGAAATCTGCTGCATTTGTGCAAAGCTGGACTCAAAGCAGACTCTCACAAATTATTTTTCGTATACCCAGAACAAGGGCTTGGAATGCTGAGACCAACATCCTGGAAAATGAATCTCGAAGGCAGGCACAGGTGTATGTATTCGCTCTTTTAGCACACGAAGAAAAATCTTCAATCGATCCTCTAAATATAAATCAATGGCGATTCTTTGTGCTGTCGTCAAAACAACTCGATAACCGTACAAGAAGTCAGCATTCGATAACTCTCCGAAGTCTTGAATCTCTGGCTGGGTCGGGGATTTCCTATAGTGAAATCCGTGAAGCCGTTCTTAGAGCTGCAAAAGAATAGAGGTTTTTTCATTTCATACTGCAACTCGATTCCACAATATAACTTCTCCCTAAACCTTACATTGAATTTGCTTTTCCGGCTTTAATTTGCTATCATTACTCAATGTGGCTTTTACTTTTACTTCTGATTGCCTACCTCCTCGGTTCAATTCCGACGAGCATCATCGCGGGAAAACTACTGCGCGGAATCGACATCCGCGACTACGGGAGCCATAACCCTGGCGCCACCAACACCTTTCGGGTGCTGGGCAAAAAGATCGGCGTCGGTGTCGGGCTGATCGACATCGGGAAGGGTTTCCTCGCGGTGGTTCTCCTTCCTGCGTTAATCCCGGCTGATTCATGGACGAACCAGGAACTGAGAAGGATTTTGGCAGGTTTTGCAGCGGTTGCCGGGCATGTGTGGACTGTTTTTGCCGGATTCAAGGGTGGCAAGGGAGTAGGCGCCGCTTTCGGGGTTTTTCTGGGGCTTGCGCCGTTGCCATCGCTTTTTGCCGCCGTGGTCTGGTCGGCTCTGACCTTCGGCACCGGTTACGTGTCGCTGGGAAGTGTCATTGCGGCTCTGGCGCTGCCGGCCGCGGTGATTGCGGAAGGTATCTGGCGTCATAATCTTTCGGCGCCTGTTGCCCTTTTGGCGGGAATCGTGGGACTTCTGGTGGTAGTGAGACATAGATCGAATATTTCCCGGCTTCTCCGGGGCGAGGAGAATCGTTTCGGCAGGCGGGGAAAACCATGAATATCGCAGTTTTAGGCGCAGGGAACTGGGGAACGACCGCCGCGCTTCTCCTTCACCGGAACGGCCATCGGGTGCGCCTCTGGGAATTCAACGAAACCCTTGCCCGTGAGATGGTAGAACGCCGGGAAAACCGTGTCTATCTCCCTGGTTTTCCTCTTCCCCATGATCTTATGGTGACCAATGTACTCTCCGATGTGGTAAAGGATGCGGAGAGCGTAGTATTTGTAGTGCCTTCCGAGTTTATGCGCGCGACAGCCAGGGCGTTGAAAAAAACCGGCGCTCTCGGTGAAGGCGCCGTTCTCGTTTCCCTTTCCAAGGGGCTGGAACATGATACCCTCCTGACCATGACCGGGGTTATCGGCGAGGAGATCGAGGGGCATCCCCTTGTAGCCATGTCGGGACCCTGCATAGCTTCGGAGGTGGCCCGGGGACTTCCCACCACCATCGTGTCGGCTTCCAAAGACCGGCAGGCTGCCCGCCTGATACAGGATGCCTTCATGTCCCCCAGTTTCCGGGTCTATACATCAAGCGATCCCCTCGGCATTCAACTAGGCGGTGCGTTGAAAAATATCATAGCCATTGCGGCGGGAATAAATGACGGTCTCGGCTTCGGCTCCAACGCCAAGAGCGCGCTCATCACCCGCGGGATTGTGGAGATGCGCCGGTTCGGAGCATTCCAGGGGGCAGAACCGGAGACATTCAACGGCCTTTCAGGGATCGGCGATCTCATCACCACCTGTTTCAGCGGGTATTCCCGCAACCGCCGCATCGGCGAGGAGCTGGCCAAAGGGAAGGCTCTCCGGGAAGCGCTGGCAGAGATGGTCATGGTAGCGGAAGGAGTACCCACAACGCAAACAGTGTATGAATTTTCGCAGAGGAATTGCGTGGAAATGCCGATTACCGATAAAGTATACGGTGTCCTTTTTGGGAGTCTTTCACCGAAAGCAGCCGTGACAGAACTCATGGTGCGTGACAGGAAACCGGAGTATCATTCTTCTTGAGCGAGAGAGTATGCAATGACGGGAGAACGGAAGCGCCTGTACTATTCGATCAGCGAAGTTGCCGTTATGACCGGACTCAAGCCTCATATCCTGAGGTTCTGGGAGAGCGAATTCAGCCATCTCCGTCCCCGGAAAAACCGGGCGGGGAATCGCGCTTATACCGATCGCGACATTAAAATGGTGCAGATCATCAAGTATCTGTTATATGTGGAGAAATATACCATTGAAGGCGCCAAAACGCGCCTTAAGAACGATCCCGGCTTCCTTGATTCACAGCTTTCCCTGCCGCTGGATTTGGGGGAGAAAAAATCGGATATCAGCGAGATTCGCAGCGAACTGCTCAAACTGATTGAAATGGTGGATTCTCTTTAGTGTTAAGTCAATGTAATAAAGTTGGATTCATATTCCCCCCTTAACAAGGGGGGATGCCAAAGGCAGGGGGATTTCTTCTTCCCAGCGGATAAAGATCCCCCCGCCGCTTGAGCGGCGACCCCCTTTTTAAGGGGGTAAAAAGAAAAAGAAACTCCAGCACCAGACATTATCTGAACAAGGAGTAGTGAATGAAACTATCGAAGTATTTCGCCCCGACCAGGAAAGAAGTTCCAAAGGAAGCTGAAATTCCCAGCCATCAGATGATGCTGCGCGCCGGACTGATCCGTCAGCATGCCGCCGGGGTGTATTCGATTCTGCCGATGGGATGGAGAGTCCTTAAGAACATCATACAGATAATCCGCGAGGAGATGGACCGTATCGGCTGCCAGGAATTTCTCCTTCCTGCGCTCTCTCCCGGTGAGATATGGATGAAAAGCGGGAGGTGGAATACGTTCGGAGACGATATGTTCCGTCTGAAAGACCGGAAAAACCGCATGCTCTGCCTTGCGCCCACCCACGAGGAGATTTTTGCGGAAATCGCCGCCAACGATCTGCATTCATACCGTGATTTGCCCCAGATGTGGTACCAGATTCAAACCAAGTTCCGCGATGAGGTGAGGCCGCGCTCCGGCCTCTTGAGGGTCAGGCAGTTCATCATGAAGGATGCATATTCATTTGATTCAAGCCCGGAGGGTCTGGATGAAAGTTACCTCCTGCAGCGTGAAGCGTACCTGAAAATATTCAGGCGAACGGGGCTGGATGTCCGTGTGGTGAAAGCCTCTTCCGGGGCAATGGGGGGAAGAGACTGCGAGGAGTTCATGGTTCTTTCCGATTCCGGGGATGACGAGATCGTGAACTGCGCGGCCTGCGGATACTCAGCAAACCAGGAAGTGGCCGAGTCGAAGCTTGAGAAAATCCACGGCGACCGTGAAGACCTCCGCAAAGTGTCTACGCCGGGGAAACGCACCATCGAAGATGTATCGGAGTTTCTTGATGTTTTACCTTCGAAACTGGTAAAATCCCTCCTGTATGCAGCCGGCAAGGGGTTTGCCTTCGTTCTTGTACGCGGAGACCACCAGGTGGATGAGGTCAAGCTCGCAGCGGTTCTCGGAGAATACAGGCCGGCGGAAGCCGAAGAAGTAAAAAGAATTACCGGCGCCGATATCGGATTTGTGAGTCCCATCGGCATCGGCGGCGCGGTTACCGTCCTGGCTGACATTGCGCTCGAGGGGACTACCGGATATGCCGCCGGAGCGAACGAAAACGATTTCCATTACCTTGGGGTTGATATAAAACGTGATATCAAGGTGGACCGATATCTTTCTTTAAGAGCTGTTCAGGCAGGGGATCCCTGCTCCCGGTGCGGTATGCCGCTTCAGGTATCGCGGGTAATCGAGGTCGGTCATATATTCAAGCTGGGGACGAGGTACTCAGAGGCGCTGGGGTCTTATTTTCTTGATGAAAACGGTACAGAACATCCGGTTATCATGGGATCTTACGGCATCGGAGTGGAACGGATCATGGCTTGCGCCATCGAGATGTTTTATAACGGAAGTTCCATGCTCTGGCCTCGTGAGATTACCCCGTTTCTGGTGGAGATAGTGCCGCTCAATGTGACCCATGAACAAACCCGAACAACGGCAGAGGATTTGTATGCAGCTTTGATGGAAAAAAACATTTCGGTTCTTTACGATGACCGTGATGAGCGGGCGGGGGTGAAATTCAAGGATGCCGATCTTTACGGTGCGCCGGTGGAAGTAGTGATAGGCGAGAAGAACCTGAAAGAGGGCCTTGTGGAGGTTCGGGTGAGAGATAAAGGAATGGTAGAAAAGGTTCCGGTAGAGAATTTGAAAGTGTACGTTTTCGATGCATGTGAAAAATGACTGAACCTTGATTTGCATGACTACATGTACCAAATCACTATCAATATTAAAGAATGCCTTTGTTAAGGCAGCCCCCTATCCCTCTATCCCTTTCCCCCGAAGGGGGCAAGGGAAGTAGTTGCTCCGCAGCAGTTGCTGCTTCGCAGGCACGGTAAATCCGTGTCCTGCCCCCTTCGGGGGAAGGATGTCCGAAGGATAGGAAGGGGGCTGCTTCCAACAATCTCGACTTATGCAATTGGCTTCCATGTATCGGATTTCAGATTGTATTTCCAGTTGTAAAGAAGTATATTATAAAGATGTATTGTGAATTATGTAATCTTCCTCTGGTATAGGGCAGGGTCCCCGATTTATGCCTTCAAGAGCTGGGGCGCCCTGATGAAGGCGGCTTGTGAGATGCAAAAGAATAAACCAGGATTACTGAAGCGGACTCACGCCTTTTTTGCTCGGAAAGATGCGAAATTCGAATTTCTGAAATATTTCCTTTACGGCTTCTTTTCCCTGGCAGTAATTTGTGTGGTGATGGTATTTATACTTTCACCCGGACTTCCCGGTTTTGACCGTCTGGAGCGTATTTATGACGATCAGACCCTGAGTACTATCATTTATTCCGATGATGGCGAAGTGATTAAGACCTTGTCCGAGCAGAAGCGTATCTGGAAATCTTACGACCAGATTTCCAAAACCATGATCGATGCTGTAATTGCCGCTGAAGATACCCGCTTTTACAGTCATTGGGGAATATCTCTTCCTGACATCGTTCGTGCGATAACCAAAAACATTCTCCATTTTAATCCCACCCGTGAAGGCGGCTCCACCTTAACACAGCAGTTGGCCCGCGACCAGTTCCTGACCAGAAAAAAATCGCTGTTTCGCAAGATGCAGGAAGCTTTCCTGGCGGTGAAGATCGAACACACCTATTCCAAGCCGGAGATCATGGAGCTGTTTTTAAACCGGATGTCGTTCAGCAACAATCTGAAAGGCATTGAAGCGGCTGCACAGGGATATTTCGGCAAGCCGGCCTCCGAGTTGAACGTTGCCGAATCGGCCCTCCTTACCGGGATGCTCCAGGCGCCGACCCGCTATAATCCGCGCAACCATCCCGGCGCCGCGGAAGAGCGCCGCAATACCGTTCTTGTGATGATGGCCAACGCCGGGGTGATTACCGATTCTCTGGCTCATAGAGAGATGGAGAAACCGATCGAGCTTTCCTCGCTGGCGGGACTTGAGTACGGCAAAGCGCCTTACTTTTCCGATTATGTAAAAGAGCAGCTCCTGAACCGCTACGGTGATGCAGGGATGGACAGCCTGGGATTGAAAGTGTACACCACTCTCGATTACCGGCTGCAGAAAATTGCCGAGGAAGTGTTGAAAAAACAGTTGGATTTCATCCAGAAAAACTATGCGGATAAATATATCAAATACCATCGGCCGCATGGACTTACCAATACTGAAGCGCTCAAGGATTCCATCGATAAGACTGTGGTGCAGGGCGCACTGGTGGCGATCGATGTGAAATCGGGAGCGGTCCTCGCCATGATCGGCGGGCGTAATTACGACTATTTTAACCGTGCGGTAAACGCCACCCGTCAGGCCGGTTCGGCATTCAAGCCCTTTGTGTTTGCCGCTGCGCTCGATAACGGCTGGACGTGCTCGGACACCATCCTCGATACCTATTATTCACTTAAGAACAGCGATGGCACCATCTGGGCGCCTCAGAACTTCGAGGGCGAGTTTACAGGAACGGCGCTGACGCTTCGGGACGGTTTCAAGAAAAGCATCAATATCATCTCGGCAAAATTGGTAAATGAAACATCTCACCATGGAATCGGCGCAGACACGGTAGTAAAGTACGCCAAGGCCATGGGAATCACTACCGATGTGAAACCCTGGCCGAGCATCGCTATCGGAACAGCCCCTGTAAAACTCATCGATATCACCGCCGCCTATACTGTGTTCCCCAATCTGGGGATACGAACGGAGCCTTTTGCCATCAAAACCATCAAAGATAAAAATGACAACCAGAAATTTCACACCATCAGGGGCCGTAAAACCGAAGCTCTGCGGCCGGAAATCGCCTCGCTCATGATCACCATGATGGAAAGCGTCACCCGCGAAGGTACCGCTTCGAACAAGGTTTTAGCCAGCCCCATGAAAGACCGTCCCTGCGCCGGGAAAACAGGCACCGGTAATGAATTCAAAGATACCTGGTTTGTCGGGTATACTCCGTATATCTCCTGCGGGGTGTGGATCGGATTCAACTCGGAGGAAACCACGCTCAACAAAACCTACGGAACCGGCAATGCCGCACCTCTGCCTGTATGGGTAGATTTCATGTCCAAAGCCTCCGACCTTCTCAAACTGCCGAAAAGTCATTTTGTGTATTCCAACCGCATAAATGCCATTCAACTTTGCCGGGATTCACATCTTCGCGCCACTTCCAGTTGTCCGCGGGTATACATGGAGTATTACGAGAGGGGGACCGAAATCTCACGGTTCTGTAACATTCATGGTTCTGGATGGAGCGGATCTTCTTCGGGCGCAAGATCGTTCAGCCTGCCCGAAACTGAAAAGAAAAAAGCACGTGGATTCTGAAAACCTGAGACAAAACGACACGAGCATGAAGCGTTTTATTAGTTATGCATGCAAATCAAAAAATAGATCCTGAAACGAGTTCA is part of the Candidatus Latescibacter sp. genome and encodes:
- a CDS encoding DUF512 domain-containing protein, with amino-acid sequence MKITAIRKGSQADREGLRPGDELLAINGQPVRDDIDLMFYGAEDMVYLTVRREGHVFEAACEGYEDLGIEPEPMQIMNCGNHCLFCFVDQNPPGMRKALYFKDEDYRLSFLHGAYVTLTTLRETDIARIIEQRLSPLYVSVHATEPDVRRKILGIKRDDRLMEKIDRLLEGGIHIHCQIVVCPGINDGVVLGKSIRDLESRYPGILSLAVVTVGLTDHREGLIPLRAVDARHARETIELVDSLREEKKGRGSTRIYTDNSYSDECGFVYCADEWYCRAGMDIPEAGYYDDFPQIENGVGMIRDFLDASKRLETAAGKLKYTGKVTIVTGVSMEPYIELFAERLRNLTDGLDVRVKAVANRFYGESVTVSGLLTGRDIINALRDIEPDEMVLLPPNCLNTEGLFLDDLSPEDMSRELGVIVRQGEYDPAATFFEEVL
- the der gene encoding ribosome biogenesis GTPase Der; this encodes MSIPIVAIIGRPNVGKSTLFNRLIRRPVAITHDQPGVTRDRNAFEFEWNGRAFMLVDTGGFVASSKDEMERAVTEQSLLAIEEADVVLFLVDVKSGITDLEESIRDVLVRIAKPMVLAVTKVDRNPDEADMYGFYNLGLGDPHPVSGTTGRGTGDLLDAVVSLFPPETAETAEIEKALKIAIIGRPNVGKSSLVNALAGKKAVVVSPTPGTTRDSTDTHLTFDGRKVILVDTAGLKKITRLKESLEYYSALRTLRSLSRCDVAVVIIDINEGLTSYDKSLVDDAEKAGKGVIIAANKWDLVAKDTMTLKHTEQEIRDALPDKEDYAVIFISAKTGQRVRKVLELADSIDKARKFRVPTAELNRFFETMPIPPGAGEISIKYGTQHSIEPPAFVIFVSDPLKVKDNFVKYTERSLRRAFGFEGTPIKLVFKR
- the plsY gene encoding glycerol-3-phosphate 1-O-acyltransferase PlsY, with amino-acid sequence MWLLLLLLIAYLLGSIPTSIIAGKLLRGIDIRDYGSHNPGATNTFRVLGKKIGVGVGLIDIGKGFLAVVLLPALIPADSWTNQELRRILAGFAAVAGHVWTVFAGFKGGKGVGAAFGVFLGLAPLPSLFAAVVWSALTFGTGYVSLGSVIAALALPAAVIAEGIWRHNLSAPVALLAGIVGLLVVVRHRSNISRLLRGEENRFGRRGKP
- a CDS encoding NAD(P)H-dependent glycerol-3-phosphate dehydrogenase, which encodes MNIAVLGAGNWGTTAALLLHRNGHRVRLWEFNETLAREMVERRENRVYLPGFPLPHDLMVTNVLSDVVKDAESVVFVVPSEFMRATARALKKTGALGEGAVLVSLSKGLEHDTLLTMTGVIGEEIEGHPLVAMSGPCIASEVARGLPTTIVSASKDRQAARLIQDAFMSPSFRVYTSSDPLGIQLGGALKNIIAIAAGINDGLGFGSNAKSALITRGIVEMRRFGAFQGAEPETFNGLSGIGDLITTCFSGYSRNRRIGEELAKGKALREALAEMVMVAEGVPTTQTVYEFSQRNCVEMPITDKVYGVLFGSLSPKAAVTELMVRDRKPEYHSS
- a CDS encoding MerR family transcriptional regulator, which translates into the protein MTGERKRLYYSISEVAVMTGLKPHILRFWESEFSHLRPRKNRAGNRAYTDRDIKMVQIIKYLLYVEKYTIEGAKTRLKNDPGFLDSQLSLPLDLGEKKSDISEIRSELLKLIEMVDSL
- a CDS encoding proline--tRNA ligase, translated to MKLSKYFAPTRKEVPKEAEIPSHQMMLRAGLIRQHAAGVYSILPMGWRVLKNIIQIIREEMDRIGCQEFLLPALSPGEIWMKSGRWNTFGDDMFRLKDRKNRMLCLAPTHEEIFAEIAANDLHSYRDLPQMWYQIQTKFRDEVRPRSGLLRVRQFIMKDAYSFDSSPEGLDESYLLQREAYLKIFRRTGLDVRVVKASSGAMGGRDCEEFMVLSDSGDDEIVNCAACGYSANQEVAESKLEKIHGDREDLRKVSTPGKRTIEDVSEFLDVLPSKLVKSLLYAAGKGFAFVLVRGDHQVDEVKLAAVLGEYRPAEAEEVKRITGADIGFVSPIGIGGAVTVLADIALEGTTGYAAGANENDFHYLGVDIKRDIKVDRYLSLRAVQAGDPCSRCGMPLQVSRVIEVGHIFKLGTRYSEALGSYFLDENGTEHPVIMGSYGIGVERIMACAIEMFYNGSSMLWPREITPFLVEIVPLNVTHEQTRTTAEDLYAALMEKNISVLYDDRDERAGVKFKDADLYGAPVEVVIGEKNLKEGLVEVRVRDKGMVEKVPVENLKVYVFDACEK
- a CDS encoding PBP1A family penicillin-binding protein, with product MQKNKPGLLKRTHAFFARKDAKFEFLKYFLYGFFSLAVICVVMVFILSPGLPGFDRLERIYDDQTLSTIIYSDDGEVIKTLSEQKRIWKSYDQISKTMIDAVIAAEDTRFYSHWGISLPDIVRAITKNILHFNPTREGGSTLTQQLARDQFLTRKKSLFRKMQEAFLAVKIEHTYSKPEIMELFLNRMSFSNNLKGIEAAAQGYFGKPASELNVAESALLTGMLQAPTRYNPRNHPGAAEERRNTVLVMMANAGVITDSLAHREMEKPIELSSLAGLEYGKAPYFSDYVKEQLLNRYGDAGMDSLGLKVYTTLDYRLQKIAEEVLKKQLDFIQKNYADKYIKYHRPHGLTNTEALKDSIDKTVVQGALVAIDVKSGAVLAMIGGRNYDYFNRAVNATRQAGSAFKPFVFAAALDNGWTCSDTILDTYYSLKNSDGTIWAPQNFEGEFTGTALTLRDGFKKSINIISAKLVNETSHHGIGADTVVKYAKAMGITTDVKPWPSIAIGTAPVKLIDITAAYTVFPNLGIRTEPFAIKTIKDKNDNQKFHTIRGRKTEALRPEIASLMITMMESVTREGTASNKVLASPMKDRPCAGKTGTGNEFKDTWFVGYTPYISCGVWIGFNSEETTLNKTYGTGNAAPLPVWVDFMSKASDLLKLPKSHFVYSNRINAIQLCRDSHLRATSSCPRVYMEYYERGTEISRFCNIHGSGWSGSSSGARSFSLPETEKKKARGF